One genomic region from Terriglobus aquaticus encodes:
- a CDS encoding metal-dependent hydrolase family protein: MLNAIPMTHVRICLAAVSAFALAACHVSAQQAPTSPAPIVLHAARLLDIASGRIVTPGEVLIQGDTIREAGSAVSHPANATVRDLGDTTLMPGMIDAHVHLFLHVGNEANQTVDESVPQRVLIAADAAKHDLLAGFTAERDMGTEGAGCADAAVRDAINSGLIPGPRMRMSCNAIDINGGHEDNSGRNPEQHLLSNADRANSASEVIAVMREQHKQGADFTKIYETGRDHLENGVFTTPYQYTEAELAAAVAEAHRTGSVVAVHATGEPGTGYAAQAGVASIDHAYNLSPETMRLMRDRSIFAVPTFAIGEYFADHVASPHQAEIRHAEEAFHAAQFKKQLAAGVPFAVGSDVGPFPHGTQARELVLMVQNGMTPLQTLQADLLNGAKLLGWADSIGQIKPGYKADIIAVPGNPLQDIHVVTDVRFVMKNGEIFR; encoded by the coding sequence ATGCTCAATGCCATCCCCATGACTCATGTCCGCATCTGCCTCGCCGCCGTGTCTGCTTTCGCGCTTGCAGCTTGCCACGTCAGCGCCCAGCAGGCACCAACTTCGCCGGCGCCCATCGTGTTGCACGCAGCGCGCCTGCTTGATATCGCTTCCGGCCGCATCGTCACCCCCGGCGAAGTCCTCATCCAAGGCGACACCATCCGCGAGGCCGGCAGCGCCGTGTCGCATCCGGCGAACGCCACCGTCCGCGACCTGGGCGACACCACGCTCATGCCAGGCATGATCGACGCGCACGTCCACCTGTTCCTGCACGTCGGCAACGAAGCCAATCAGACCGTCGACGAATCCGTACCGCAGCGCGTGCTCATCGCCGCCGACGCAGCAAAGCACGATCTCCTCGCGGGTTTCACCGCCGAGCGCGACATGGGCACCGAGGGCGCAGGCTGCGCCGACGCGGCCGTGCGCGACGCCATCAACTCCGGCCTCATCCCCGGTCCGCGCATGCGCATGAGTTGTAATGCCATCGACATCAACGGTGGCCACGAAGACAACAGCGGCCGCAATCCCGAGCAGCACCTGCTTAGCAATGCCGACCGCGCCAACAGCGCCTCGGAAGTGATCGCCGTGATGCGCGAGCAGCACAAGCAGGGTGCCGACTTCACGAAAATCTACGAGACCGGTCGCGACCACCTGGAGAACGGCGTCTTCACCACGCCCTACCAGTACACCGAGGCCGAACTCGCCGCGGCGGTCGCGGAAGCCCACCGCACCGGCTCCGTCGTTGCGGTTCACGCCACCGGCGAACCCGGCACGGGCTACGCCGCACAGGCGGGCGTCGCCTCCATCGATCACGCCTACAATCTCTCGCCCGAGACCATGCGCCTCATGCGCGACCGCAGCATCTTCGCCGTTCCCACCTTCGCCATCGGGGAGTACTTCGCCGATCACGTGGCATCACCGCACCAAGCGGAAATCCGCCATGCGGAGGAAGCCTTTCACGCCGCCCAGTTCAAGAAGCAGCTTGCCGCCGGGGTTCCTTTCGCGGTCGGCTCCGACGTTGGCCCGTTTCCTCACGGAACCCAGGCCCGCGAGTTAGTCCTGATGGTGCAGAACGGCATGACACCGCTGCAAACACTGCAGGCCGACCTGCTGAACGGCGCAAAACTGCTGGGCTGGGCCGACAGCATCGGCCAGATCAAGCCCGGCTACAAGGCCGACATCATCGCCGTCCCCGGCAATCCGCTCCAGGACATTCATGTCGTCACCGACGTGCGTTTCGTAATGAAGAACGGCGAAATCTTCCGCTAG
- a CDS encoding enoyl-ACP reductase FabI, with the protein MIDLQGKTAVVFGLANKRSIAWGIAQKLNEAGARIAICYQNDRLKRDAESLSAELRDAKTFQCDVSVDSEIDATFAALKETYGTLDILVHSVAFAPADAMKNDFLETRRDDFRIALDVSAYSLIAVARAAAPLMPAGGSIVTLTHYGADKVFPNYNVMGVAKAALESAVRYLAMSLGSRGIRVNAVSAGAIKTLAARGIGDLQKMLDASEARSALHHNVDTLEVGNAAAFLLSPLASGITGEIMFVDGGFNITGM; encoded by the coding sequence ATGATCGATCTCCAGGGCAAAACCGCCGTCGTCTTCGGCCTCGCCAACAAGCGCTCCATCGCCTGGGGCATCGCGCAAAAGCTGAACGAAGCCGGCGCGCGCATCGCCATCTGCTACCAGAACGATCGCCTGAAGCGCGACGCCGAGTCCCTGTCCGCCGAACTGCGCGACGCGAAGACCTTCCAATGCGACGTCTCTGTCGACAGCGAGATCGACGCAACCTTTGCCGCTCTCAAAGAGACCTACGGCACCCTCGACATCCTCGTTCACTCCGTAGCTTTCGCCCCCGCCGACGCCATGAAGAACGACTTCCTTGAAACCCGCCGCGACGACTTCCGCATTGCGCTCGACGTCAGCGCCTACTCGCTCATCGCGGTTGCGCGCGCCGCCGCGCCGCTCATGCCCGCGGGCGGCTCTATCGTCACGCTCACGCACTACGGTGCAGACAAGGTGTTTCCGAACTACAACGTCATGGGGGTCGCGAAAGCCGCGCTCGAGTCCGCCGTCCGCTACCTCGCCATGTCGCTCGGCTCACGCGGCATCCGCGTCAACGCTGTTTCCGCCGGCGCGATCAAGACGCTTGCCGCCCGCGGCATCGGCGACCTGCAGAAGATGCTCGACGCCTCGGAAGCCCGCTCTGCGCTGCACCACAACGTCGATACGCTCGAGGTCGGCAACGCCGCCGCCTTCCTGCTCTCGCCACTCGCCAGCGGTATCACCGGCGAAATAATGTTCGTGGACGGCGGATTCAACATCACCGGCATGTAA
- a CDS encoding EVE domain-containing protein has translation MPYLLKSEPDKYSFDDLLRDGETTWDGIKNPQALITLRNMKRGEHCVIYHSNIGKEAVGTATVVSVDSSDTKNPIVRLKAGKRLKQPKSLAMLREAPVFQDSLLFRQFRLSVVPLDDAQYEWLLHAEANVPPSATKKAAAKSSTGKKPEPAASKTAAKKSAPKKSAVKGKKA, from the coding sequence ATGCCTTACCTCCTAAAATCCGAGCCCGACAAGTACTCCTTCGACGACCTTCTGCGCGATGGCGAAACCACCTGGGACGGCATCAAGAATCCGCAGGCGCTCATCACGCTGCGCAACATGAAGCGCGGCGAGCACTGCGTCATCTACCACTCCAACATCGGCAAAGAAGCCGTCGGCACCGCCACGGTTGTCTCCGTGGATTCGTCGGACACGAAGAATCCCATCGTCCGCCTGAAGGCCGGCAAGCGCCTCAAGCAGCCCAAGTCATTGGCCATGCTGCGCGAAGCTCCCGTCTTCCAGGATTCGCTGCTCTTCCGGCAGTTTCGCCTCTCGGTAGTGCCGCTGGACGATGCGCAGTACGAGTGGCTGCTGCACGCCGAGGCAAACGTGCCGCCTTCGGCCACGAAGAAAGCTGCGGCGAAGTCGTCCACCGGCAAAAAGCCCGAGCCCGCCGCGAGCAAGACCGCGGCCAAGAAATCCGCTCCCAAGAAATCTGCAGTTAAAGGAAAGAAAGCATGA